CGTCGTGGCAATGCCCATCGATGTCATTGACACATCGTCGAGCAGCTCACTGCGGCGGCGAGCGATCGACGGCAATAGAATGACTGCCTCAATCCCCAAAATGCTCGCAAATATCCACAACGTAATGCGGCGCGTCAAACGAGGCGAAAAAACAGTCAGCAGGTTCTTCATTACGGGTATCGGAAAAGGAGAAGCAATTGGTAGAAATACCCCAGACCGAACCGTTTTGGATTCATTTAGATACAGAATGCCCCGCCCAATTGAAATGTGCTCAACTGTGAAGTATCGCCATTACACCTCACCCATGACTTGGCAGAAAACGGTGCGATCGCGCGGGCCATCCAGTTCAACCAACATAATTGCTTGATATGTTCCCAACGCTAACTGACCATCTATAACTGGCACAGTTTCGCAGTTGCCAAGCGTCATCGCCATTAGATGAGAATGAGCGTTCATCGGCTCATCCGAGGGAATATCAGGGCGCAGGTGCAGGTCATTATGAAGATACTGCGCCCCTGGCGGCGCGAGTTTTTCTAAGTACGCTTGAATATCGTCTAGCAACCGCACCTCATCCTCATTCACCACAATCGCCGTCGTCGTATGGCGGGAAAAGATCAAGACCTGTCCCTGCTGAATTTCACTTTG
Above is a window of Romeriopsis navalis LEGE 11480 DNA encoding:
- a CDS encoding secondary thiamine-phosphate synthase enzyme YjbQ, whose translation is MIKQQIFEIPTQDGINLHNLNQQVQAVVAQSEIQQGQVLIFSRHTTTAIVVNEDEVRLLDDIQAYLEKLAPPGAQYLHNDLHLRPDIPSDEPMNAHSHLMAMTLGNCETVPVIDGQLALGTYQAIMLVELDGPRDRTVFCQVMGEV